A part of Haloarchaeobius sp. HME9146 genomic DNA contains:
- a CDS encoding NAD(P)-dependent alcohol dehydrogenase, with protein sequence MASTTRDNVTADSTGSSHVHRGAVREETMLAITQDVYGPPDVLEHREVPVPVPTADQILVRVRAAATNPLDWHMMRGEPYLMRLQSGLRRPSTPVRGVDVAGVVEAVGANVTEFQSGDEVFGQAAGAFAEYVVGSVDTFAAKPATCSFEEAAAVPVAATTALQGLRDHGELTAGQSVLINGASGGVGTFAVPLAKSLGGTVTGVCSTRNVELVRSLGADHVIDYTKTDFTTGEQRYDLVFDLAGNHSLSALRRVLTDEGTLVLCSGAGGRVLGPLGTLARAVVVGRFSDQRLRGFLATVNTEDLETLAELLADGTVTPTIDRTYPLSETPEAIRYLETGHARGKVVITV encoded by the coding sequence ATGGCATCGACCACTCGCGACAACGTCACAGCGGATTCGACCGGCTCATCACACGTCCACCGCGGCGCGGTCCGCGAGGAGACGATGCTGGCCATCACCCAGGACGTGTACGGGCCTCCGGATGTCCTCGAGCATCGCGAGGTTCCGGTTCCGGTCCCCACGGCCGACCAGATACTGGTTCGTGTTCGGGCGGCGGCCACGAACCCGCTCGACTGGCACATGATGCGTGGCGAGCCGTATCTCATGCGGCTACAGTCGGGACTGCGACGGCCGTCGACCCCCGTCCGGGGCGTCGACGTGGCCGGGGTCGTGGAAGCGGTAGGCGCGAACGTCACGGAGTTCCAGTCGGGCGATGAGGTGTTCGGGCAGGCAGCCGGCGCGTTCGCCGAGTACGTCGTCGGCAGTGTCGACACGTTCGCCGCGAAACCGGCCACCTGCTCCTTCGAAGAAGCAGCGGCGGTCCCCGTCGCGGCGACCACCGCCCTGCAGGGGCTGCGCGACCACGGCGAGCTGACGGCCGGACAGAGCGTCCTGATAAACGGTGCGTCGGGTGGCGTCGGGACGTTCGCCGTCCCGCTCGCGAAATCGCTCGGCGGGACCGTGACCGGTGTGTGCAGCACGCGGAACGTCGAACTGGTCCGGTCGCTCGGGGCCGACCACGTCATCGACTACACGAAGACGGACTTCACGACGGGCGAGCAGCGATACGACCTCGTCTTCGACCTGGCGGGGAACCACTCGCTGTCGGCGCTTCGGCGCGTGCTGACAGACGAGGGGACGCTCGTCCTCTGCAGTGGCGCGGGCGGTCGAGTGCTCGGGCCGCTCGGCACGCTCGCCAGGGCTGTCGTTGTCGGGCGGTTCTCGGACCAGCGACTCCGTGGGTTCCTCGCGACTGTGAACACCGAGGATCTGGAGACGCTGGCCGAACTCCTGGCGGACGGTACGGTCACGCCGACCATCGACCGGACGTATCCGCTGTCGGAGACGCCCGAAGCGATTCGGTATCTCGAAACTGGGCACGCTCGCGGAAAGGTCGTCATCACGGTCTGA
- a CDS encoding phytoene/squalene synthase family protein, with translation MKKTQVNAGKAIQRKTGKTFHIATRLLPQRIRHPTYVLYGFFRIADEVVDDPDGDAPEQQAARLETLRAQALGQEPTDDPVMQAFCELCDEHDISDEWVNEFVDAMAADIETDRYETYSDLEEYMRGSAAAVGVMMTDIMDLSDEEYERALPHAVKLGEAFQLSNFLRDVREDVVDRDRVYLPIETLERHGVDVEEVLNLDSSPEFRDAVREEVSRAEDLYREGVAGIRYLPEDCQFAVLLASVLYAEHHRAIREVDYNTIDHEPDLSLARKLSLVAKTRWHWLWNKDPEAIFHRVSAVPATEEAGTHEHSRGWTRWLPTR, from the coding sequence ATGAAGAAAACACAGGTCAACGCGGGGAAGGCCATCCAGCGCAAGACGGGGAAGACGTTCCACATCGCCACGCGCCTCCTCCCACAGCGCATCCGCCACCCGACGTACGTACTCTACGGCTTCTTCCGGATCGCCGACGAGGTCGTCGACGACCCCGACGGCGACGCCCCCGAACAGCAGGCCGCCCGCCTCGAAACCCTCCGCGCACAGGCCCTCGGCCAGGAACCGACGGACGACCCGGTCATGCAGGCGTTCTGTGAGCTCTGCGACGAGCACGACATCAGCGACGAGTGGGTGAACGAGTTCGTCGACGCGATGGCCGCCGACATCGAGACGGACCGCTACGAGACGTACTCCGACCTCGAGGAGTACATGCGCGGCTCCGCGGCCGCCGTCGGCGTCATGATGACCGACATCATGGACCTCTCCGACGAGGAGTACGAGCGCGCCCTCCCCCACGCCGTCAAGCTCGGCGAGGCGTTCCAGCTCTCGAACTTCCTCCGGGACGTCCGCGAGGACGTGGTCGACCGCGACCGCGTCTATCTCCCCATCGAGACACTGGAACGCCACGGCGTCGACGTCGAGGAGGTCCTGAACCTCGACTCCTCGCCCGAGTTCCGCGACGCGGTCCGCGAGGAGGTCTCCCGCGCCGAGGACCTCTACCGCGAGGGCGTCGCCGGCATCCGGTACCTGCCCGAGGACTGCCAGTTCGCGGTCCTTCTGGCGTCGGTGCTGTACGCCGAACACCACCGGGCTATCCGGGAAGTGGACTACAACACCATCGACCACGAGCCCGACCTCTCGCTGGCCCGCAAGCTCTCGCTGGTGGCCAAGACCCGCTGGCACTGGCTCTGGAACAAGGACCCCGAAGCCATCTTCCACCGCGTGAGCGCGGTGCCCGCGACCGAGGAGGCGGGGACCCACGAGCACAGCCGGGGCTGGACGCGCTGGCTGCCGACGCGGTAG
- a CDS encoding phosphoribosylamine--glycine ligase codes for MDRRNFLFVSIDGLVGDVAWRVREQGHDVRYYIESESEREIADGFVEKTDDWEADVAWADVIVFDDVFGHGTHAERLREEGHAVVGGTEYTDRLEEDKGFGQEELADHGVNILPRRRFTDFDEAVSFVQDNPARYVIKPSGEVQNVKRLVYVGEDDDGGDVVDVLRAYKKAWGHRMQSFELQRRAEGVEVAIGAFFNGNEFVEPVNVNFEHKKLFPGNVGPPTGEMGTSMFWTEPTSLFERTLRPMEETLAEEGYVGYIDLNCIVNGRGIYPLEFTPRFGYPGIFIQEEGMKTPISELFYDIANGNDPGLEVHRGFQVGVRVCLPPFPFNDDATFDENSKNAAIVFREAFEGERPPGVHIEDAKRVGPDGTAEGVTPANGQWRVSGSSGIPLVVTGKGTSMRAAQKQAYDRIEDIILPNMYYRDDIGDRWVNDGDKLLSWGYLR; via the coding sequence ATGGACCGACGCAACTTCCTTTTCGTCTCTATCGACGGTCTCGTCGGTGACGTGGCCTGGCGCGTCCGCGAGCAGGGCCACGACGTTCGGTACTACATCGAGAGCGAGTCCGAACGCGAGATCGCCGACGGCTTCGTCGAGAAGACAGACGACTGGGAAGCCGATGTCGCCTGGGCGGACGTCATCGTCTTCGACGACGTGTTCGGCCACGGGACCCACGCGGAACGACTTCGCGAGGAGGGGCACGCGGTCGTCGGCGGCACCGAGTACACCGACCGCCTCGAGGAGGACAAGGGCTTCGGGCAGGAGGAACTCGCCGACCACGGCGTGAACATCCTGCCTCGCAGGCGGTTCACCGACTTCGACGAGGCCGTCTCGTTCGTCCAGGACAACCCCGCCCGGTACGTCATCAAACCCTCGGGCGAGGTGCAGAACGTCAAGCGGCTGGTGTACGTCGGCGAGGACGACGACGGCGGCGACGTGGTCGACGTGCTCCGGGCGTACAAGAAGGCCTGGGGCCACCGGATGCAGTCGTTCGAACTCCAGCGCCGGGCCGAGGGCGTCGAGGTGGCCATCGGCGCGTTCTTCAACGGGAACGAGTTCGTCGAGCCGGTCAACGTCAACTTCGAGCACAAGAAGCTGTTCCCGGGCAACGTCGGCCCGCCGACCGGCGAGATGGGCACCTCGATGTTCTGGACCGAGCCGACCAGCCTGTTCGAGCGCACCCTCCGCCCGATGGAGGAGACGCTGGCCGAGGAGGGCTACGTCGGCTACATCGACCTGAACTGCATCGTCAACGGACGGGGTATCTACCCGCTGGAGTTCACGCCGCGCTTCGGCTACCCGGGCATCTTCATCCAGGAGGAGGGCATGAAGACACCCATCTCGGAGCTGTTCTACGACATCGCAAACGGGAACGACCCCGGCCTGGAGGTGCATCGCGGCTTCCAGGTCGGTGTCCGGGTCTGCCTCCCGCCGTTCCCGTTCAACGACGACGCGACCTTCGACGAGAACTCGAAGAACGCGGCCATCGTCTTCCGCGAGGCGTTCGAGGGCGAGCGTCCGCCGGGCGTCCACATCGAGGACGCGAAGCGAGTCGGCCCCGACGGGACCGCGGAGGGCGTCACCCCGGCCAACGGCCAGTGGCGCGTCTCCGGCTCCTCGGGCATCCCGCTGGTCGTCACGGGCAAGGGAACCTCGATGCGAGCCGCCCAGAAACAGGCGTACGACCGCATCGAGGACATCATCCTCCCGAACATGTACTACCGCGACGACATCGGCGACCGCTGGGTGAACGACGGGGACAAACTCCTCTCGTGGGGGTACCTGCGATGA
- a CDS encoding DUF3179 domain-containing protein, with translation MRRRAYLGSLAGLGSALGLAGCTGLSGGGDGDESPSGTGSTPPGTAQSGATQRGVTAPEDVSLPVPESALHRSAGKDAIPAIVDPAFGPDWTDVSYDIHFRDGTSERYEPELSTDDEVLGVVDGDTVRAYPLTLLRWHEVVNDTLSKPMLVTFCPICQSGVVADRTVDGTPATFGVSGLLWHADLVMYDDETESLWSQLLATAIRGPRTGRTLDLHPVSRTTWAEWRERHPATEVLLPPPLSGTVVGEVRYNYDIDIAGRQNELAEQFPELGSFGQDTWTDTRLRRRTMVLGVAANGEARAYPRQQIEWDGPIHETVGGLPVVVTLSADGSMVAWDRRIDGEAHTFEPVDDAHLLADGSRWHRLTGEAVDGPHEGEMLVSATDTSTMFWFAWLTFHPETTVYGRE, from the coding sequence ATGCGACGACGGGCGTATCTCGGTTCGCTGGCTGGGCTCGGGAGTGCCCTCGGCCTGGCTGGCTGTACCGGGCTCTCTGGCGGAGGTGACGGGGACGAGTCCCCCTCGGGGACCGGCTCGACACCGCCAGGGACGGCCCAGTCCGGTGCGACCCAGCGGGGCGTGACAGCCCCCGAAGACGTGTCGCTGCCGGTCCCCGAGTCCGCCCTGCACCGGTCGGCGGGCAAGGACGCCATCCCGGCCATCGTCGACCCCGCCTTCGGCCCAGACTGGACCGATGTCAGCTACGACATCCACTTCCGCGACGGGACCAGCGAGCGCTACGAGCCCGAACTCTCGACGGACGACGAGGTGCTCGGCGTCGTCGACGGCGACACGGTCCGGGCGTATCCCCTGACGCTCCTTCGCTGGCACGAGGTCGTCAACGACACGCTCTCGAAACCCATGCTCGTCACCTTCTGTCCCATCTGCCAGAGTGGGGTCGTCGCCGACCGGACTGTCGACGGGACGCCGGCGACGTTCGGGGTCTCCGGACTGCTGTGGCACGCCGACCTGGTGATGTACGACGACGAGACCGAGAGCCTCTGGAGCCAATTGCTCGCGACGGCCATCCGCGGGCCACGAACGGGGAGGACGCTCGACCTGCACCCGGTCAGTCGGACCACCTGGGCCGAGTGGCGCGAGCGTCATCCCGCCACCGAGGTGTTGCTCCCCCCGCCACTCTCGGGGACCGTCGTCGGCGAGGTCCGCTACAACTACGACATCGATATCGCGGGCCGACAGAACGAACTCGCCGAGCAGTTCCCCGAGCTGGGCAGCTTCGGGCAGGACACCTGGACGGACACCCGCCTCCGCCGGCGGACCATGGTCCTCGGGGTCGCGGCCAACGGCGAGGCGCGGGCGTATCCCCGTCAGCAGATCGAGTGGGACGGCCCCATCCACGAGACGGTCGGCGGGCTCCCCGTGGTCGTCACGCTCTCGGCCGACGGGAGCATGGTGGCGTGGGACCGCCGAATCGACGGCGAGGCCCACACCTTCGAGCCGGTGGACGACGCACACCTCCTGGCGGACGGCTCGCGCTGGCACCGTCTGACCGGCGAGGCCGTCGACGGCCCACACGAGGGCGAGATGCTCGTCTCTGCCACCGACACGTCCACCATGTTCTGGTTCGCCTGGCTGACGTTCCATCCCGAGACGACGGTGTACGGGCGGGAGTGA
- a CDS encoding carboxypeptidase regulatory-like domain-containing protein has translation MRLIAIGIGLLLLLAPVTGVAAADGSTQDVALRITVVTQNGDGVGNAEVTVTYDGQSQTRETVSNGEVLFDVPKGADVKIDVEHPFLVRNNAATVTDVSDGDEVSVTMYETASASFTVEDGDGPVADANVKVRKANQLPAATGTTGSDGSFETGEIEKGEYTVTVTKPGYFDEETTLAISGSTTETFDLEQGSANVQFSVVDSHFEDPQPLEATIAIDGVGSFQTDKNGNRGVTLDVNTEYTVTVSKDGYDGQSGTLTVGETDKQLTYEISRTPELTLEPANTQVVVGQTVRVTVTDEYGEAVEGATVRVGGTDAATTGADGGATVEIASAGDVELEAVNGSVTSDSVTVEGVQAATDAPEQTTTTGTTEQTTSAQATTAADEGGDGSTPGFGVGAAVVALLGSLLVLQRRRA, from the coding sequence ATGCGCCTGATTGCCATCGGAATCGGCCTCCTTCTGCTTCTCGCACCGGTCACGGGTGTCGCTGCCGCCGACGGCAGTACACAGGACGTGGCACTCCGAATCACCGTCGTCACCCAGAACGGGGACGGCGTCGGCAACGCCGAGGTCACCGTCACCTACGACGGCCAGAGCCAGACACGCGAGACCGTCTCGAACGGCGAAGTCCTGTTCGACGTGCCCAAGGGAGCCGACGTGAAGATCGACGTGGAACACCCCTTCCTGGTCCGGAACAACGCCGCCACCGTCACCGACGTCAGCGACGGTGACGAGGTGAGCGTGACGATGTACGAGACGGCCAGCGCGTCGTTCACCGTCGAGGACGGCGACGGCCCGGTCGCCGACGCGAACGTCAAGGTCAGGAAGGCCAACCAGCTCCCCGCGGCCACCGGCACGACCGGGAGCGACGGCAGCTTCGAGACCGGCGAGATAGAGAAGGGCGAGTACACGGTGACGGTCACCAAGCCGGGCTACTTCGACGAGGAGACCACGCTCGCCATCAGCGGGTCGACCACGGAGACCTTCGACCTCGAACAGGGGAGCGCGAACGTCCAGTTCTCCGTCGTCGACAGCCACTTCGAGGACCCGCAGCCGCTGGAAGCGACCATCGCCATCGACGGCGTCGGCTCCTTCCAGACCGACAAGAACGGGAACCGCGGCGTGACCCTCGACGTGAACACCGAGTACACGGTCACGGTGAGCAAGGACGGCTACGATGGCCAGAGCGGGACGCTCACCGTGGGCGAGACCGACAAGCAGCTCACCTACGAGATCTCGCGCACCCCCGAGCTCACGCTCGAACCGGCCAACACGCAGGTCGTCGTCGGCCAGACCGTCCGCGTCACGGTCACCGACGAGTACGGTGAGGCCGTCGAGGGCGCGACCGTCCGTGTCGGCGGGACCGACGCGGCCACGACCGGTGCCGACGGCGGTGCGACCGTCGAGATAGCGTCCGCTGGCGACGTGGAACTCGAAGCGGTGAACGGGTCGGTCACCTCGGATAGCGTCACGGTCGAGGGCGTCCAGGCCGCGACCGACGCACCCGAGCAGACCACGACGACCGGGACGACCGAACAGACCACCTCGGCACAGGCGACGACCGCGGCCGACGAAGGTGGTGACGGCTCGACGCCTGGATTCGGCGTCGGTGCTGCAGTGGTTGCGCTCCTGGGGAGTCTCCTCGTCCTCCAGCGCCGGCGCGCCTGA